Proteins co-encoded in one Cytophaga hutchinsonii ATCC 33406 genomic window:
- a CDS encoding porin family protein, which translates to MKKRCTPFISAISLFVACFVTISLQAQSSSSKDSIIENRCVQLLRDAEKTYEAGRINEIEDMILPCIESEGLSKFEKLQGYRLIILSKLFDNQDEAANEYFLKLIKLDPEYQVNPVTDPSEFIQLYNSYRTNPVFAIGAKVGMNLTKPSSFVPYGVSNTAESSGEYTSYFNLQFGANLDVYLTKKWSVGADLLLSFKTYQYKNTLLGYSELTMKENQLWLELPIVLKYTMGQKKLRYYLQAGGAVSMILSSNSNIVRKDAATQSNQAIGPDINTRDLRNMFNYSLVGGGGIRYKAGYGYLVLDVKYMYGLNNISDMDNKYSNDELIYKYGYIDNDFTLNSLMFSIGYYKSFYKPKKLPTYEK; encoded by the coding sequence ATGAAAAAAAGATGCACTCCATTTATTTCAGCAATCAGTTTGTTTGTTGCATGCTTCGTGACTATAAGTCTACAGGCACAGAGCAGCAGCAGCAAAGATTCTATCATTGAGAACCGCTGTGTACAGTTGTTGCGTGATGCGGAGAAAACGTATGAAGCCGGTCGTATCAATGAAATTGAAGATATGATATTGCCTTGTATAGAAAGCGAAGGGCTCAGCAAATTTGAAAAATTACAAGGATACAGGCTGATTATTTTATCTAAGCTGTTCGACAATCAAGATGAAGCGGCAAATGAATATTTTCTGAAGCTGATTAAACTGGATCCTGAATATCAGGTGAACCCGGTAACAGATCCGTCAGAATTTATTCAATTATACAATTCATACCGTACGAATCCGGTCTTTGCGATTGGAGCAAAGGTAGGTATGAACCTTACCAAGCCAAGTTCTTTTGTGCCATATGGGGTTTCAAATACAGCAGAATCATCAGGTGAATACACGTCTTATTTCAATTTACAGTTTGGCGCTAATCTGGATGTATATTTAACTAAAAAATGGAGCGTAGGTGCAGACCTCTTATTGTCTTTCAAAACGTATCAGTATAAAAATACCTTGTTGGGTTATTCGGAACTGACCATGAAAGAAAATCAGTTGTGGCTGGAACTCCCGATTGTGTTGAAGTATACGATGGGACAGAAAAAACTACGCTATTATTTACAGGCGGGCGGTGCCGTTTCAATGATCCTGAGTTCGAACAGTAATATTGTCCGTAAGGACGCTGCAACGCAATCCAATCAGGCGATCGGGCCGGATATTAATACACGTGACCTGCGTAACATGTTCAATTATTCCCTGGTCGGCGGCGGCGGTATCCGCTACAAAGCCGGTTACGGATACCTGGTGCTGGATGTAAAATATATGTATGGCCTGAATAATATTTCAGATATGGACAATAAGTACAGCAACGATGAATTGATCTATAAATACGGGTATATAGATAATGATTTCACGTTGAATTCCTTGATGTTTTCAATAGGTTATTATAAATCATTCTACAAGCCTAAAAAATTACCTACCTATGAAAAATAA
- a CDS encoding T9SS type A sorting domain-containing protein: MVLKNKFIFLVGLFISSVHVFANVSVTSAGNLNLCVGNGFSTIGKITIAEGVMADFSSNATVQTYEINAPSNFEFNPGNGSVTASGNDITFSALTVTATKITLYYLATATATVDKFELTNIQIKATNSSGSQNIVRTGGTATQAGNAAYTNTHASVSANQANVNLNLGSLNNLCINSGDKTLSGGTPGGGTYLGTGVSGSTFSPVAAGTGSYTITYTASQNGCSGTATATITVNPKPSVTFFGLDNTYCSNGLDDQLTGFPSGGTFSGSMAISGTLFKPSVPSVGVKNITYSYTDANGCSGETTQQTTILEAPTVSITLDPAKSTYAINDVPVKISGTQNNPSSGGTIILSGNGVSNSTALFTPSAAGVGTHIISRTIKAPNGCSATETREMTVSNTNNIIINGLAEKYCEYNAPVLLSTNLGTGTFSGEGITEFDASTGTATFNPALVDFGNQQQVTVTINLNYAGLINFPQTTTIHKRPQVTIIQDTVAPNFRKKFCNQDATVPMSVSTYPSGGTGEFSGSPAISGNNFNPANATIGSINTNTVLYTYTDLNNCTNTDSKTVIVNAVTTGLDFSGLNSKYCDKASIAELKPLNGETLFSGGFFSGVGTNGNTFNPGIAAQYNNNNKSQDYVISFIYVNEEKCQTIVEHTTTIILSPQVTLLGFNPKREYCLGDNPVTLTGVVSNSTPGAGVYSIKPLLNTELDDNTLNGNIFYPGNSTNAGTYRVLYNYTENTSNCTNTDSVTVIVHSIPQVYFSGLKSKYCDKEELSNLTAFPAYVAGASSFTSSPVVSAVAGTIFSPSLAGVNTHYITYTYTDNNGCKGDSTIKTVVYEKPKASFTMSSFCESDIILFRDSSSVLVSPTSAPSAYNNWKWVIDDKTVIRKDLDTALLAGSHKFSYITITDKGCSDTITKNVTIGSYPKTKFTWDKICNKEATKFFNNSTIDIGAITNVYWKFTEGGSEENIALNNNVNGNTTHTYTTPATYKVTLKAKTNYNCIASDTQKVFILPSIDISSDVPYSNNFNNLVGDWVSSSETDTLSSWVLGQPNKSIIKSDSAAWVTSLTKSHNPNEISYVYSPCFTLTDITKPMIHMDIWSATIQNISGANLQYAVDGTNWFTLGEPNKSGVNWYNNTSNIAARPSGPLSLNQYGWTGTDSAGWKNARHIFDKELGTNKNIRFRISFAGTTDTTNGFAFDNVWIGDRKRLMLAEHFTNNSSSNTVQDNVELNKLLNANQKDGIPKDIIALQYHTAFPGSDPMYSRNIPDAGARSLYYGVTQVPYSTVDGSYYKGNTARITQELIDTRSLYDPAFEIKLEPILTANTISGSVTVKNTMPVNNNVTVYISVLERYVNNITGINGEKNYEWVHAKFLPDAAGKSFSGNWSKDRTETVPFIWSFTPSNIYNPDKLAVIAFVQNNVTKEIYQAAYKGLGADVITSVFDPNESTSTVMMYPNPANDLVHVILSGTLSGDYSWCVIDGLGKVVDQGIAADQTDGFVVNTQHYASGFYTLRLSNQSSGIKTQKFVVVH, encoded by the coding sequence ATGGTTCTTAAAAATAAATTTATCTTCCTGGTCGGATTGTTTATTTCTTCGGTACATGTGTTTGCCAATGTAAGTGTTACATCTGCCGGCAACCTGAATCTATGCGTTGGTAATGGATTCTCAACGATAGGGAAAATTACGATTGCCGAAGGTGTCATGGCAGACTTTTCGTCGAATGCAACTGTGCAGACGTATGAAATAAATGCGCCTTCTAATTTTGAATTTAATCCTGGCAATGGCTCTGTAACAGCTTCAGGGAATGATATTACATTCTCTGCCTTAACTGTAACAGCAACAAAAATAACGCTGTATTATCTGGCAACTGCAACGGCTACGGTAGATAAGTTTGAATTAACAAACATTCAGATAAAAGCAACGAATTCTTCCGGTTCACAAAATATCGTGCGCACAGGCGGTACCGCAACACAGGCGGGTAATGCTGCTTATACAAATACACACGCATCTGTGAGCGCTAATCAAGCTAATGTAAATTTGAATTTAGGTTCATTAAATAATCTATGTATCAATAGCGGTGATAAAACACTTTCCGGAGGCACTCCGGGGGGAGGTACGTATCTGGGAACAGGTGTTTCGGGGTCAACATTCAGTCCGGTAGCAGCAGGGACAGGCAGTTATACGATTACTTATACGGCTTCACAAAATGGCTGTTCGGGAACAGCGACGGCAACTATCACCGTAAATCCCAAACCATCAGTAACTTTTTTTGGATTGGATAATACCTATTGTTCAAATGGCCTGGATGACCAGCTGACAGGCTTTCCTTCCGGAGGGACTTTTTCTGGGAGTATGGCAATCAGCGGTACATTATTCAAACCATCTGTACCATCTGTTGGTGTAAAAAATATTACTTATTCGTATACAGATGCAAATGGCTGTTCGGGTGAAACTACACAACAGACAACTATTTTAGAGGCACCAACTGTTTCGATAACGTTAGATCCTGCTAAAAGTACCTATGCGATAAATGATGTCCCTGTTAAAATTTCAGGTACACAAAATAACCCATCTTCAGGCGGAACAATTATATTGAGTGGAAATGGCGTTAGTAATTCAACGGCTCTTTTTACTCCCTCTGCTGCAGGTGTTGGTACACATATAATTTCAAGAACAATAAAAGCGCCTAATGGATGTTCTGCTACAGAAACCAGAGAAATGACAGTATCTAATACGAATAATATTATTATAAATGGTTTAGCTGAAAAATATTGTGAATATAATGCCCCTGTACTTTTATCAACAAATTTAGGCACAGGTACCTTCAGCGGCGAAGGTATTACAGAATTTGATGCTTCAACAGGTACAGCTACATTTAATCCGGCACTTGTTGATTTCGGAAATCAGCAACAGGTAACGGTTACTATAAACCTCAATTATGCAGGCCTTATTAATTTTCCGCAGACAACTACCATTCACAAAAGACCACAAGTTACAATTATACAGGATACGGTTGCACCTAATTTCAGAAAGAAGTTCTGTAATCAGGATGCAACAGTGCCTATGAGTGTTTCTACTTATCCATCCGGAGGAACAGGTGAATTTTCAGGTTCTCCGGCTATAAGCGGAAATAATTTTAATCCCGCTAATGCAACGATTGGAAGTATAAATACAAATACTGTATTATATACCTATACAGATTTAAATAATTGTACAAATACAGATTCAAAAACTGTAATCGTTAATGCCGTCACTACAGGATTAGATTTTAGCGGATTGAATTCTAAGTATTGTGATAAAGCAAGCATAGCCGAACTTAAACCGCTAAATGGGGAAACCTTATTTAGCGGTGGTTTTTTTAGTGGGGTAGGTACTAATGGAAATACTTTTAATCCAGGTATTGCGGCTCAATATAATAACAATAATAAAAGTCAGGATTATGTAATAAGCTTCATTTATGTAAATGAAGAGAAATGTCAGACAATTGTAGAACACACAACAACAATAATTCTATCACCACAGGTGACTCTTTTGGGATTCAATCCCAAAAGAGAATATTGTTTGGGTGATAATCCTGTGACATTAACAGGTGTAGTATCAAATAGTACACCAGGAGCAGGGGTATACTCGATCAAGCCTCTTTTGAATACAGAACTAGATGATAATACGTTGAATGGTAATATATTTTATCCTGGAAATTCAACCAATGCCGGAACATACAGGGTGTTATATAACTATACCGAAAATACTTCCAATTGTACAAATACGGATAGTGTAACTGTAATTGTGCATTCAATTCCGCAAGTTTATTTTTCGGGATTAAAATCAAAATACTGTGATAAAGAAGAATTATCTAATTTAACAGCGTTTCCGGCATATGTGGCTGGTGCTTCCAGCTTTACAAGCAGTCCGGTAGTAAGCGCTGTTGCTGGTACTATATTTTCTCCTTCTTTAGCAGGTGTTAATACACATTATATTACATACACGTATACGGATAATAATGGATGTAAAGGTGATTCGACAATAAAAACTGTTGTGTATGAAAAACCTAAAGCAAGCTTTACCATGTCTTCATTTTGTGAAAGTGATATTATCTTATTTAGAGACTCTTCATCTGTACTTGTTTCCCCAACTAGTGCCCCAAGTGCATACAACAATTGGAAATGGGTTATTGATGACAAAACAGTTATAAGGAAAGACCTGGATACTGCATTATTGGCAGGAAGCCATAAGTTTTCATATATTACTATTACAGATAAAGGTTGCAGTGATACAATTACTAAAAATGTTACCATTGGTTCGTATCCAAAAACAAAATTTACATGGGATAAAATTTGTAATAAAGAAGCAACAAAGTTTTTTAATAATTCTACTATCGATATTGGTGCTATTACGAATGTATACTGGAAATTTACTGAAGGTGGCTCTGAAGAGAATATAGCATTAAATAATAATGTTAATGGCAATACGACTCATACTTACACTACGCCTGCTACATATAAGGTTACATTGAAAGCTAAGACAAATTATAATTGTATTGCAAGTGATACCCAAAAAGTATTTATTCTCCCTTCTATAGATATATCATCAGATGTACCTTATTCGAATAACTTTAACAATCTTGTAGGTGATTGGGTTTCAAGTTCAGAAACAGATACCTTATCGTCATGGGTATTAGGTCAGCCAAATAAATCCATAATAAAATCTGATAGTGCAGCTTGGGTAACAAGTCTTACTAAATCACATAATCCCAATGAAATCTCTTACGTATATAGTCCTTGTTTTACATTAACGGATATTACAAAGCCAATGATTCATATGGATATTTGGTCTGCAACCATTCAAAATATTTCCGGTGCAAATTTGCAATACGCTGTTGATGGTACGAATTGGTTTACATTAGGAGAACCTAATAAATCCGGTGTTAACTGGTACAACAACACATCTAATATTGCTGCCCGTCCATCGGGACCACTTTCTTTAAATCAATACGGCTGGACGGGTACAGATTCTGCAGGATGGAAAAATGCACGTCATATTTTTGATAAAGAATTAGGCACGAATAAAAATATTCGTTTCAGAATATCCTTTGCCGGAACTACGGATACAACAAATGGCTTTGCATTTGATAATGTCTGGATCGGAGACCGTAAACGGTTGATGCTTGCCGAACACTTTACCAATAACTCCAGTTCGAATACCGTGCAGGACAATGTTGAACTGAATAAATTATTGAATGCAAATCAAAAGGATGGTATACCTAAAGATATTATTGCTTTGCAATACCATACAGCCTTTCCCGGATCAGATCCAATGTATAGCCGTAACATACCGGATGCCGGTGCAAGGTCGCTTTATTATGGTGTTACACAGGTGCCGTACTCAACAGTAGATGGATCTTATTACAAAGGTAATACGGCACGTATCACACAAGAACTTATTGATACGCGTTCATTATACGACCCGGCGTTTGAAATAAAATTAGAACCAATTTTAACGGCAAATACTATTTCCGGAAGTGTAACTGTAAAAAATACAATGCCGGTAAATAATAATGTAACGGTATATATATCTGTGCTTGAACGCTACGTGAATAATATAACCGGAATAAATGGTGAAAAAAACTATGAGTGGGTGCATGCAAAGTTCCTGCCGGATGCTGCAGGTAAAAGTTTCTCCGGGAATTGGTCAAAAGATAGAACAGAAACCGTTCCCTTTATCTGGTCATTTACGCCATCAAATATATATAATCCGGATAAACTTGCTGTGATTGCTTTTGTACAAAATAATGTTACAAAAGAAATTTATCAGGCAGCGTACAAAGGATTAGGTGCAGATGTAATTACAAGTGTTTTTGATCCGAATGAGTCAACATCAACAGTCATGATGTATCCAAATCCCGCTAATGATCTGGTACATGTTATCCTCAGCGGAACATTATCCGGTGATTATTCCTGGTGTGTGATTGATGGTCTGGGCAAAGTTGTTGATCAGGGTATTGCAGCAGATCAGACAGATGGTTTTGTAGTAAATACACAACACTATGCAAGCGGTTTCTATACGCTTCGCTTAAGTAATCAATCCAGTGGTATTAAAACCCAGAAGTTTGTGGTGGTACATTAA
- a CDS encoding DUF6691 family protein, which yields MKYIKFFLIGIYFGIVLTKAEVISWFRIQEMFHFQSIHMYGIIGSAVVVGAISVFLIKKFNLKSFGGEEIRLISKEYHKGLLPGGIIFGLGWALTGACPGPMFALLGNGIEVMLVAILSAIAGTFVYGVVKDKLPQ from the coding sequence ATGAAATACATTAAATTCTTTCTCATCGGCATCTACTTTGGTATTGTGCTGACCAAAGCGGAAGTGATCTCCTGGTTCCGTATTCAGGAAATGTTTCATTTCCAAAGTATACACATGTATGGTATTATCGGTTCTGCTGTTGTTGTTGGAGCCATCTCTGTGTTTCTTATTAAGAAATTCAACCTGAAAAGTTTCGGCGGTGAAGAGATCCGTCTCATCAGCAAAGAGTATCACAAAGGCTTATTGCCGGGCGGAATCATCTTTGGGCTGGGCTGGGCTTTAACAGGCGCGTGTCCGGGGCCGATGTTTGCATTGCTTGGTAATGGAATAGAAGTAATGCTGGTTGCAATACTCTCTGCAATTGCAGGCACGTTTGTGTATGGGGTGGTGAAGGATAAGCTGCCGCAGTAG
- a CDS encoding WG repeat-containing protein codes for MLKRIILLFICTGSCLFFKNDVQAQLTLFKDNKTCLYGYTNDSGKWIVQPQYLHAEEFYGGYAIVGINERKGLLDTIGNVIVPLQYDYIIRENGWYVLKHDTVYDVFDPVSKKIMIKDFPHMIIAYEKEYVLFKNQDSYGLAAGNTILLENSIRIDINPRDQSAIVHYGPAYSDSIRIYFIQQRTFAPDTYSYLHWTDSNHYLAKKGNAYGLIDHTGKTIVSFDYTDIYLSDAENAPLVLQKKHNKGYDVFTIAGRKLNKKAYQQIDTASLLQYNIYIVTQKSKQGVLNTDGKLKIPCVYDSISYVLAGDYPAYLLHSSKGIQVANTAGNILHNGHYENIALLKPLYAPEPEYSYEEPLPPYIISILPDTSVIVLNVRDSTEYRSAAGEYADASYLLYSKGKYGMISGGLQQVVPPVYDFIFPFQSEHSYTTILQQGRFGILDLYGDVIIPPEYLFISENPLSDESFIFMTEDYLFGIKNTAGEILVEPVYTALSGYDPEKDYCWAKHADSSELRLIDRNGSLKSPLDFAYPINLASSGGVVIQATTEDLYNETYKTGVLDCNTFQPVVPFSYALIVPVNDSIYLCTTEESYTDSTYTDLYIQQMHLDSVTGCALLPDQIIAIERCYSWGYLKNGKWLVKPGTKPDVYGAEIRELLQMQSQTINSYMSDLYGGEYEITLAFDSTHIHTALSKLLNYELIRSFSNDQKRTFNNLYIEEDMENRLVLYDRDYVDILIQSAYEPDEEMYYGYRNGYASGGSETITAVVHTSSFGEIRSYSESWERASYYVHHENILYTITSNNQLKQLSLADVTNHLQHTAILSSLINLQLDSMEDIQLSCTDREQIVELATGYQFEKEGLLFYFEDERSQNSYEYEEIEVLLPYSQLILYFKKSAYLTELYKNSLK; via the coding sequence ATGCTAAAACGAATCATACTTTTATTTATCTGCACTGGTTCATGTTTATTTTTCAAGAATGATGTTCAAGCACAATTAACGCTTTTTAAAGATAATAAAACGTGCCTCTATGGATATACGAATGATTCAGGAAAATGGATTGTACAGCCGCAATACCTACATGCAGAAGAATTTTATGGAGGATATGCTATTGTAGGAATCAACGAGCGCAAGGGATTACTTGATACGATTGGCAACGTGATCGTACCCTTACAATATGATTATATCATTCGTGAAAACGGGTGGTATGTACTGAAGCATGACACCGTTTATGATGTATTTGATCCCGTTTCTAAAAAAATAATGATCAAAGATTTTCCGCATATGATTATAGCATATGAAAAAGAATATGTGCTCTTTAAAAATCAGGATAGCTATGGCTTGGCTGCGGGCAATACCATCCTGCTGGAAAATTCAATCCGTATCGATATTAATCCCCGTGATCAGTCAGCAATTGTACATTACGGACCTGCGTACAGCGATTCCATACGCATCTATTTCATACAACAACGTACATTTGCTCCGGATACCTATAGTTATCTGCACTGGACGGATTCGAATCATTACCTGGCAAAAAAGGGTAACGCTTACGGATTGATCGATCATACAGGAAAAACGATTGTGTCATTTGACTATACAGATATTTATCTGAGCGACGCAGAAAACGCGCCACTAGTGCTTCAAAAAAAACACAACAAAGGATACGATGTATTTACTATTGCCGGACGAAAGTTGAATAAAAAAGCGTATCAGCAAATAGACACAGCAAGTCTCTTGCAATACAACATATATATTGTCACGCAAAAATCAAAACAAGGCGTATTGAATACAGATGGTAAATTAAAGATTCCGTGTGTATACGACAGTATTTCCTATGTCCTAGCCGGCGACTATCCGGCTTATCTGCTGCATTCATCCAAAGGTATTCAGGTTGCAAATACAGCGGGCAACATATTGCACAACGGTCATTATGAGAATATAGCGCTTTTAAAACCACTCTATGCCCCTGAGCCTGAATATTCCTATGAGGAACCGCTTCCCCCTTACATTATTTCTATCCTGCCCGATACATCTGTTATTGTATTGAATGTCCGTGATTCAACAGAATATCGTTCTGCTGCAGGTGAATATGCTGATGCAAGCTACCTGCTGTATTCTAAAGGTAAGTATGGTATGATCTCCGGCGGCTTGCAGCAGGTAGTACCACCGGTATATGATTTTATTTTCCCGTTTCAAAGCGAACATTCTTATACAACAATACTTCAACAGGGGCGGTTTGGCATTCTGGATCTTTATGGAGATGTGATCATACCGCCGGAATATCTTTTCATCAGTGAAAATCCGTTATCGGATGAATCCTTTATTTTTATGACAGAAGATTATTTATTCGGCATAAAAAATACTGCGGGAGAAATATTGGTTGAACCGGTTTATACAGCGCTGAGCGGTTATGATCCTGAAAAAGATTATTGCTGGGCAAAACATGCCGACAGCTCCGAACTCAGGCTGATTGACAGGAATGGCTCGTTAAAGAGTCCGCTTGATTTTGCATATCCCATTAATCTGGCTTCATCCGGCGGGGTGGTCATACAAGCCACAACCGAAGACCTTTACAACGAAACATATAAAACAGGTGTACTGGACTGCAATACATTCCAGCCGGTTGTACCTTTTAGCTATGCGCTTATTGTTCCGGTTAACGACAGCATCTATCTGTGCACAACAGAGGAAAGTTATACGGATTCAACGTATACAGATTTATACATCCAGCAGATGCACCTTGATTCTGTTACCGGCTGCGCTCTATTGCCTGACCAGATCATTGCGATAGAGCGCTGTTACAGCTGGGGATATTTAAAAAACGGCAAATGGCTTGTAAAGCCTGGCACAAAGCCTGATGTATATGGTGCTGAGATACGTGAACTATTACAAATGCAATCACAAACAATAAATAGCTATATGTCTGATCTGTATGGCGGTGAGTATGAAATCACACTGGCGTTTGACTCGACACACATACATACGGCATTAAGCAAACTTCTCAACTATGAACTGATACGATCATTCAGCAACGATCAGAAGCGTACATTTAATAATCTCTACATCGAAGAAGACATGGAAAATCGGCTTGTTTTGTACGACAGGGATTATGTTGACATATTGATTCAATCTGCTTATGAACCGGATGAAGAAATGTATTACGGCTATCGTAACGGCTACGCATCCGGCGGCAGCGAAACAATTACGGCAGTAGTACATACATCATCATTCGGAGAAATCAGGTCGTACAGCGAATCATGGGAAAGAGCCTCTTATTACGTGCATCATGAAAATATTCTGTATACCATTACCAGCAATAATCAGCTGAAACAACTATCGCTGGCAGATGTCACCAATCACCTGCAGCATACAGCTATATTGAGCAGTTTGATTAACCTGCAGCTGGATTCAATGGAAGATATTCAGCTTTCGTGCACAGACCGCGAACAGATTGTCGAACTCGCTACGGGATATCAGTTTGAAAAAGAAGGCTTGCTTTTTTATTTCGAAGATGAACGTTCGCAAAACAGCTATGAATACGAAGAAATAGAAGTACTTCTTCCCTACTCGCAGCTAATCCTTTATTTTAAAAAATCTGCTTACCTTACGGAATTGTATAAAAATTCTCTTAAATAA
- a CDS encoding YeeE/YedE family protein codes for MLDFISQPWPWYVSGPLLGLMVPLLLFISNKQFGVSSNFRHICAMFAPKSIPFFNYDWKKESWNLVLILGTVAGAWVAHAYLNPTVNVSDDTYALLNQQGVHQFDGFAPADIFSWEGLLSLRGFIMIVIGGFLVGFGTRYANGCTSGHAIMGLSLLSVNSLIAVVGFFIGGLVMTYLILPYVLAL; via the coding sequence ATGCTCGACTTTATTTCTCAACCCTGGCCGTGGTACGTTTCAGGTCCGCTGCTCGGACTCATGGTGCCGCTTTTATTATTCATTAGCAACAAACAATTTGGCGTGTCGTCGAACTTCCGGCATATCTGTGCCATGTTTGCGCCTAAGTCTATTCCATTCTTTAATTACGATTGGAAAAAGGAAAGCTGGAATCTGGTACTGATCCTCGGTACAGTAGCAGGAGCATGGGTTGCGCATGCATATCTAAATCCTACAGTAAATGTAAGCGATGATACCTATGCACTCTTAAACCAGCAGGGCGTGCATCAGTTTGACGGATTTGCCCCGGCAGATATATTCTCCTGGGAAGGCCTGTTATCACTCAGAGGATTTATTATGATTGTGATCGGCGGCTTTCTGGTTGGTTTCGGTACACGTTATGCAAACGGCTGTACATCGGGTCATGCCATTATGGGCTTGTCTCTGTTAAGTGTTAATTCATTGATAGCCGTTGTTGGCTTCTTTATAGGAGGTCTGGTAATGACGTACCTGATCTTACCCTATGTGTTGGCTCTTTGA
- a CDS encoding SGNH/GDSL hydrolase family protein: protein MTIKTLRISILLFGLLSCKMKDEAAEIKPAEPIRYLALGDSYTIGESVPADENFPAQLVSAMKQSGSSVSSYKIIARTGWTTTNLKMAIEAAGLKDTFNLVSLLIGVNNQYQGKSISQYRTEFVELAQRAIQFAGGKKENVFVVSIPDYGYTPFGKSNQASISQQIDLFNAANKQLSDSLGLTYCNITPISRRGLSEPDLVAGDGLHPSAKMYKEWVDIILQR, encoded by the coding sequence ATGACTATAAAAACACTTCGGATTTCAATACTTCTCTTTGGATTATTATCTTGCAAAATGAAAGATGAAGCAGCTGAGATCAAACCAGCAGAACCGATCCGGTATCTGGCTTTAGGGGATTCGTATACCATTGGCGAAAGTGTGCCTGCGGATGAGAATTTTCCGGCACAGCTTGTGTCTGCTATGAAACAATCGGGTTCATCGGTTTCATCGTATAAAATTATTGCCCGCACCGGCTGGACAACAACAAATTTAAAAATGGCTATTGAAGCAGCCGGTTTAAAAGACACCTTTAACCTGGTTTCGCTACTTATTGGTGTAAACAATCAGTACCAGGGGAAAAGCATTAGCCAGTACCGGACGGAATTTGTAGAGCTGGCCCAACGTGCCATACAATTTGCAGGTGGTAAGAAAGAAAACGTTTTTGTCGTATCCATTCCCGATTACGGATACACACCTTTTGGGAAAAGTAATCAAGCGAGTATTTCCCAACAAATCGATTTGTTTAATGCTGCAAATAAGCAGCTTTCTGACTCGTTAGGGTTGACGTATTGTAACATTACTCCAATCTCCAGAAGAGGGCTCAGTGAGCCGGATCTGGTTGCCGGAGACGGATTACACCCTTCTGCAAAAATGTATAAAGAATGGGTGGATATAATTCTGCAGCGGTAG